In Abditibacteriota bacterium, a single window of DNA contains:
- a CDS encoding radical SAM protein yields MTLEELGWADVLVRNLRGHIAVRKRDRLLIIIPNKAYKLNDTGLILLGEMLEGKPIVRVLTERFGSEEIDPEVIEQVHSFFCDLRALVSGCDCALDKRRAVQLVPFERPYNTLPVMSEVALTYRCNLACRFCYAGCACSKKDHSPEMSFEEVRRVLDIIRKEAEVPSVSWTGGEPLLRKDIVPLTEYAAKELGMRVNLISNGNLLTPELADGLKEAGLASAQISLEGGSPEVHDALTQVKGSFERTIAAVGLLRERDIFVHTNTTLCSLNREHLEELVERVASLGTGRFSMNLIIPTGSAVRELVVRYREAGDIVRRVDAMAARKGLVFMWYSPTPYCMFNPVTQNMGGKSCAACDGLLSVSPSGDVLPCSSLPKSVGNLLREPFERVWFGKKAEYWKQKKYAHRLCKKCDMFNVCTGACPIYWSAMGYGELKEVFDGKKR; encoded by the coding sequence ATGACCCTGGAGGAGCTCGGCTGGGCGGACGTGCTGGTCCGGAATCTCAGAGGACATATAGCGGTCAGAAAAAGGGACCGGCTGCTGATCATCATTCCCAACAAGGCCTACAAGCTGAACGACACGGGCCTCATACTGCTGGGGGAAATGCTGGAGGGCAAGCCCATAGTCCGGGTCCTGACGGAAAGGTTTGGCTCGGAGGAGATAGACCCGGAGGTCATAGAGCAGGTGCACAGCTTTTTCTGCGACCTGCGGGCTCTGGTGTCCGGCTGCGACTGCGCCCTGGACAAAAGGCGGGCGGTGCAGCTGGTGCCCTTTGAAAGGCCCTACAACACCCTGCCCGTCATGTCGGAGGTGGCTCTCACCTACAGGTGCAATCTGGCCTGCCGTTTTTGCTACGCCGGCTGCGCCTGCTCCAAAAAGGACCACTCCCCGGAGATGTCCTTTGAGGAGGTCAGGAGGGTCCTGGATATCATCCGCAAAGAGGCGGAGGTGCCCTCCGTCAGCTGGACCGGCGGCGAGCCCCTGCTGAGAAAGGATATAGTCCCTCTGACGGAATACGCCGCCAAGGAGCTGGGCATGAGGGTGAACCTCATCTCCAACGGCAATCTCCTGACGCCGGAGCTGGCGGACGGGCTGAAGGAGGCGGGGCTTGCCAGCGCCCAGATCAGTCTGGAGGGAGGCTCCCCGGAGGTCCACGACGCTCTGACCCAGGTCAAAGGCTCCTTTGAGAGGACCATAGCGGCAGTGGGGCTCCTGCGGGAGAGGGATATCTTCGTCCACACCAACACCACCCTCTGCAGCCTGAACAGGGAGCATCTGGAGGAGCTGGTGGAACGGGTGGCCTCTCTGGGCACCGGGCGCTTTTCCATGAATCTCATCATCCCCACCGGCAGCGCCGTCAGGGAGCTGGTGGTCAGGTACAGGGAGGCGGGGGACATAGTCCGCCGGGTGGACGCCATGGCCGCCCGGAAGGGGCTCGTTTTCATGTGGTATTCCCCCACGCCCTACTGTATGTTCAATCCGGTGACGCAGAACATGGGGGGCAAGAGCTGCGCCGCCTGCGACGGCCTGCTGTCCGTGTCGCCCTCCGGAGACGTGCTGCCCTGCTCCAGCCTGCCCAAAAGCGTGGGCAATCTGCTGCGGGAGCCCTTTGAACGGGTCTGGTTCGGCAAAAAGGCGGAATACTGGAAGCAAAAGAAATACGCTCACAGGCTGTGCAAGAAATGCGATATGTTCAACGTGTGCACCGGGGCCTGTCCCATATACTGGTCCG